A stretch of the Vigna radiata var. radiata cultivar VC1973A chromosome 9, Vradiata_ver6, whole genome shotgun sequence genome encodes the following:
- the LOC106773821 gene encoding metalloendoproteinase 4-MMP, whose amino-acid sequence MFLSLTYSFTFFFTLILTSSSPSHIAKFTPPATKISITSRNIQSLNNADKGTKIAGISQFKRYLHRFGYLENNNSNSFDDEFDVVLESALVRYQGNLGLQVTGKLDSDTVAQMITPRCGDPDTNARHQNHVHKVHSSKNFVFFSGKPRWSRSMPMTLTYAFSRENMIHSLSMKDIREAFRRAFLRWASVIPVSFAEVSDSEVSDLKIGFYKGEHGDGEPFDGVLGVLAHSFSPEIGRLHLDAAETWAVDFEATVSEVAVDLESVATHEIGHLLGLSHSSVKEAVMYPSLRPRDKRANLNIDDIKGVQSLYGSNPNFRSEWSLESDISANKASNFLKPLRLASTLIIIISLMHSLCTLYFI is encoded by the coding sequence ATGTTCCTTTCACTCACGTATTCGttcactttcttcttcactctcaTCCTCACATCGTCATCACCTTCACACATTGCAAAATTCACACCACCAGCCACCAAAATATCCATCACAAGCCGCAACATTCAAAGCCTCAACAATGCTGACAAAGGGACTAAAATCGCAGGTATATCGCAGTTTAAACGATATCTACATCGTTTTGGGTACCTAGAAAACAACAACAGTAACAGTTTTGACGATGAATTTGATGTCGTGTTGGAATCTGCTCTGGTTAGATACCAAGGAAACCTTGGTCTCCAAGTAACCGGGAAGCTCGACTCCGACACGGTTGCTCAAATGATCACACCAAGATGTGGTGATCCAGACACAAACGCAAGACACCAGAATCATGTCCACAAAGTGCATTCTTCAAAGAACTTCGTGTTTTTCTCCGGGAAACCACGTTGGTCACGTTCAATGCCGATGACACTTACCTATGCTTTCTCACGTGAGAACATGATCCACAGTTTGAGCATGAAAGACATAAGAGAGGCGTTCCGACGTGCATTCTTGAGATGGGCTTCGGTTATTCCTGTTAGCTTTGCTGAGGTGAGTGACTCCGaagtttctgatttgaaaataGGGTTTTACAAAGGGGAGCATGGTGATGGTGAACCCTTTGATGGGGTGCTTGGGGTGTTGGCCCACTCCTTCTCGCCGGAGATCGGGCGCCTCCACCTTGACGCGGCAGAGACATGGGCGGTGGACTTTGAGGCCACCGTGTCGGAGGTGGCGGTGGACTTGGAGTCGGTGGCCACACATGAGATTGGACACTTGTTAGGATTGTCTCATAGTTCTGTGAAAGAGGCTGTGATGTATCCGAGTTTGAGGCCAAGAGATAAGAGGGCTAATCTCAACATTGATGACATAAAGGGAGTGCAATCTCTGTATGGATCAAACCCTAATTTCAGATCAGAGTGGTCACTAGAATCTGATATCTCGGCAAATAAAGCTTCCAACTTTCTCAAACCTTTGAGATTGGCTTCTActttgataattataatttctctcATGCATAGTTTATGTACATTATACTTCATTTGA
- the LOC106773923 gene encoding uncharacterized protein LOC106773923, which yields MVDLQTVCCMCGDVGFPDKLFRCSNCRHRFQHSYCSNFYREQVEIEICDWCQSERRNYTRHHGITIGSNSKKSVAGTHSGGTTRSEYSGEKIKQHEESGSRLEKGKSPIPSPRPSTRRYKLLKDVMC from the exons ATGGTGGACCTTCAAACCGTTTGCTGCATGTGTGGTGACGTTGGTTTCCCTGACAAGCTTTTCCGCTGCAGCAATTGTCGTCACCGATTCCAACACTC GTATTGTAGCAACTTCTACCGGGAACAGGTTGAGATAGAAATATGCGATTGGTGTCAAAGTGAGAGGAGAAATTACACAAGACACCATGGTATTACTATTGGGTCGAATTCGAAGAAATCGGTGGCCGGAACTCACAGCGGAGGGACCACTCGATCGGAATATTCCGGTGAGAAGATCAAGCAGCATGAAGAGAGTGGTTCAAGGTTGGAGAAAGGGAAGAGTCCTATTCCTTCACCAAGACCCTCCACACGAAGGTACAAGCTTCTGAAGGATGTAATGTgttga
- the LOC106773232 gene encoding squamosa promoter-binding-like protein 9 isoform X2, whose translation MNFGDTTNTFTPTKQETSNNILSYSSCLQPTTPNSTHITTPPPDSYAAAHRRQLYARDGSHVHWDPHLTCLHLGKRHYFEDVTVDDVNKYNNNSNNVTTLGKPHVCRVPGGGVVISGSRHVGADDGDITLGNRHVYGSDDGGGYFSESNDKRARGCHGGATGGGGRSAKTAAFGMVPRCQVEGCHVALVNAKEYHRRHRVCDMHSKAPKVVVLGLEQRFCQQCSRFHVVSEFDDSKRSCRRRLAGHNERRRKSSHLSVTRSSRQENVIVGGL comes from the exons atgaactttgGAGACACCACCAACACCTTCACCCCCACAAAACAGGAAACCAGTAACAACATTCTTTCCTACTCATCATGCCTACAACCTACTACTCCTAATTCTACCCACATCACCACGCCGCCGCCGGACAGTTACGCCGCCGCTCACCGCCGCCAACTATACGCCAGAGATGGGTCTCACGTGCACTGGGACCCTCACCTCACGTGCTTGCATCTCGGTAAGAGACATTACTTTGAGGATGTTACTGTCGATgatgttaataaatataataacaatagtAATAATGTTACCACTCTGGGGAAACCACACGTGTGCCGCGTTCCTGGTGGTGGTGTTGTTATTTCGGGGAGCCGACACGTGGGCGCTGACGATGGTGATATTACACTCGGGAATCGGCACGTGTACGGCAgtgatgatggtggtggttACTTTTCAGAGAGCAACGATAAGAGAGCGCGGGGGTGTCATGGAGGAGCTACGGGTGGGGGTGGCCGGAGCGCGAAAACGGCGGCGTTTGGGATGGTTCCGAGGTGTCAGGTGGAGGGGTGCCACGTGGCGTTGGTGAATGCGAAAGAGTACCATAGGAGGCACAGAGTTTGCGATATGCATTCGAAGGCACCCAAAGTTGTGGTGTTGGGTTTGGAGCAGAGATTCTGTCAGCAGTGTAGCAG GTTTCATGTGGTGTCAGAGTTTGACGACTCAAAGAGAAGTTGCAGGAGAAGATTAGCAGGCCAtaatgagagaagaagaaaaagctcTCACCTTTCTGTTACCAGAAGTTCTAGACAAG AAAATGTGATAGTTGGAGGGTTGTGA
- the LOC106773232 gene encoding squamosa promoter-binding-like protein 7 isoform X1, protein MNFGDTTNTFTPTKQETSNNILSYSSCLQPTTPNSTHITTPPPDSYAAAHRRQLYARDGSHVHWDPHLTCLHLGKRHYFEDVTVDDVNKYNNNSNNVTTLGKPHVCRVPGGGVVISGSRHVGADDGDITLGNRHVYGSDDGGGYFSESNDKRARGCHGGATGGGGRSAKTAAFGMVPRCQVEGCHVALVNAKEYHRRHRVCDMHSKAPKVVVLGLEQRFCQQCSRFHVVSEFDDSKRSCRRRLAGHNERRRKSSHLSVTRSSRQGCALSLLSFGSSDADLSTRCSAALLELIAENRAALMTRQQEEHVYVVGHHDDDAVDEEEQEFVESNYFPQHMFFQTQ, encoded by the exons atgaactttgGAGACACCACCAACACCTTCACCCCCACAAAACAGGAAACCAGTAACAACATTCTTTCCTACTCATCATGCCTACAACCTACTACTCCTAATTCTACCCACATCACCACGCCGCCGCCGGACAGTTACGCCGCCGCTCACCGCCGCCAACTATACGCCAGAGATGGGTCTCACGTGCACTGGGACCCTCACCTCACGTGCTTGCATCTCGGTAAGAGACATTACTTTGAGGATGTTACTGTCGATgatgttaataaatataataacaatagtAATAATGTTACCACTCTGGGGAAACCACACGTGTGCCGCGTTCCTGGTGGTGGTGTTGTTATTTCGGGGAGCCGACACGTGGGCGCTGACGATGGTGATATTACACTCGGGAATCGGCACGTGTACGGCAgtgatgatggtggtggttACTTTTCAGAGAGCAACGATAAGAGAGCGCGGGGGTGTCATGGAGGAGCTACGGGTGGGGGTGGCCGGAGCGCGAAAACGGCGGCGTTTGGGATGGTTCCGAGGTGTCAGGTGGAGGGGTGCCACGTGGCGTTGGTGAATGCGAAAGAGTACCATAGGAGGCACAGAGTTTGCGATATGCATTCGAAGGCACCCAAAGTTGTGGTGTTGGGTTTGGAGCAGAGATTCTGTCAGCAGTGTAGCAG GTTTCATGTGGTGTCAGAGTTTGACGACTCAAAGAGAAGTTGCAGGAGAAGATTAGCAGGCCAtaatgagagaagaagaaaaagctcTCACCTTTCTGTTACCAGAAGTTCTAGACAAG GGTGTGCTCTCTCTCTTCTGTCATTTGGGAGCAGTGATGCTGATCTCTCTACAAGATGCAGTGCAGCATTGCTTGAACTGATAGCAGAAAACCGTGCTGCTCTAATGACAAGACAACAAGAAGAACATGTTTATGTTGTGGGCCACCATGATGATGATGCAGTggatgaagaagaacaagagTTTGTCGAGTCAAATTATTTTCCTCAGCACATGTTTTTCCAGACACAATAA